The following are encoded in a window of Brevibacillus ruminantium genomic DNA:
- the fsa gene encoding fructose-6-phosphate aldolase: MRFLIDTANVDEIREIHEWGVVAGVTTNPSLVAKEGRDFIETLKEIIDIVDGPISAEVISTDAKGMIEEGEKLAALSKNIVVKVPMTAEGLKAVKYFSKRKIRTNVTLVFSANQALLAARAGATYVSPFLGRLDDIGHDGMQLIEDIAEIFSVHGIDTEIIAASVRHPVHVTEAARRGAHFSTIPYKVFTQLISHPLTDSGLQKFLADWANMQK, from the coding sequence ATGCGCTTTTTAATTGATACAGCAAACGTCGATGAGATTCGCGAAATTCATGAGTGGGGTGTAGTGGCAGGCGTCACGACCAACCCGTCTCTTGTTGCCAAAGAAGGCCGCGATTTTATCGAAACGTTAAAAGAGATTATCGATATCGTGGATGGTCCCATCAGTGCCGAGGTCATCAGCACGGATGCAAAGGGAATGATTGAAGAAGGGGAAAAGCTGGCGGCTCTGTCCAAGAACATCGTCGTCAAGGTTCCGATGACGGCGGAAGGCTTGAAAGCAGTCAAGTATTTCTCCAAACGGAAGATTCGCACCAATGTGACGTTGGTCTTTTCCGCAAATCAGGCTCTGTTGGCAGCTCGTGCCGGAGCCACGTATGTATCCCCATTCCTGGGGCGTCTCGATGATATTGGCCATGACGGCATGCAATTGATCGAAGATATCGCTGAAATCTTCTCGGTTCACGGGATTGATACCGAGATCATTGCGGCTTCGGTTCGCCATCCGGTCCATGTCACGGAAGCTGCCCGTCGCGGTGCCCATTTTTCCACGATTCCCTATAAAGTCTTCACGCAATTGATTTCCCATCCGCTTA